TAACTAAAAATGAAAATCTTTCCGATTCCTCCAGCCCTTCTGCTTCCAAAGCAATCTTCTCTGCCATCTCTATGCCAAGCTGGTTACACTTGTCTCTTCTTTCTTTAAAAGGAATCTCTATCCCTGATATCCTCTTTAATATTCGGTGAACCTCGGTGATGAAGTAAGAGGGAATTTTTTCTGCAGAAAACTCTCGAGAGAGAAATCGAAATGATTCTTTTAATATTTCGTTTTTAGTTTCATCCTTTAAAGGTACCAGATTTAAAGCACCGCATAAATCATCTATTATACAGCTTGCACAGCTCAAATGTGTACGCATCGGGCAATTCATCCCCAATCATCCAAGGCTAATCTAGTAGTAGGTTAGCGAGGTATTTTTAAGTTGATAAGTCACAAGTTGAAGTTATCTGTTAAAAGTCTAAATTAGCTTACTGAAAAAGTATAACGAACTATTTTTAATTATAACCTGATATCTTAAATATTTAAAGAAAAATTTACCACAATTCTTTTATGCTGGTAGATACGGCCATAACTCCTTTGCGAAGCAATTCCTCTATTTCGCTTTTATTAGAAATCAGGCCGCCGGCAATAACCGGGCAGAGCAGCTCTTTATATATATGTTCTATAAAATATGGAGCGGCTATTCCGGGTAAAATTTCTACAGCATCGGGCGTATTATTTTTTATTAGTTGTTCTCCGGACTTTAAGGCAGCAGAATCGAGCAAGAAAAGGCGCTGTATGGCAATAAGCTCTTCTTTTTTAGCTATACTGATTAGATTATTTTTGGTGGTGACAATACCATTGCAAAGTTCTTTTTTGGCTAAATACATTATCCCTTCCCGGTCTCGGCCAATCCCTTTAATTAGATCCATATGTAAAAAAACCAGCTTGTTATACTCTTTACATTTTTTCATAATCAGGGGAAGGTTAAATATATCTCCGTAGAGAATAAAAAGGGCGGCAGTTTTACTGTTGAGAGCATATTTAAAGTCTGAATCGTTTCTTATGGAGGCAATTATGGGATGTTCTCTAAAATAGTCTCGGAGGTCTTGCATTTATAGTTTTTTCCTTATTTTATAATTTCTTACATTCAACCGTGAAGTGCAACGCAAGAAGCGGCGACTTCATTAGGTGTTTTAAATCCAAGACATTTTCTTGGTCTGTTATTTAATCTTTTTTCGATAAATTTCAGTTGTTGTTTGGTGATTGTACTAAAATCCGTACCTTTAGGCAAGTAGTATCTGATTAAACCGTTGGTATTTTCATTTGTGCCTCGTTCCCAAGAGTGGTAGGGATGGGCAAAGTAACATTTTATATCTGTTTTACGAGTGATCAACTCATGACCGGTATTTTCCGTGCCATTGTCAAGAGTTAAAGTTAACCTGGCTTTCGGCGGCAGATCTTTGAGATGTCGGATAACAGCCTTGGCGGTATAACGGGCGTTCTTTTGCCGTAAGCCGGTTAAGCACAACAATCGGCTTTTACGCTCGACTAAGGAGTTTAAGGCCGCTTTACTCTTTCTGGAGACTAAGCTGTCTGTTTCCCAATGGCCAAACTGTTTCCTGGTCTCTACCTGTGCCGGCCGCTTTTCAATGGATACTCGATTGGGAATCTTCGTCTTCTTCTGGTGGCGATAGAGTCCTTTATACCGGCGTTTACAATGAGACCGTTTCAAAGAAGCGATTAACTCTTTGCTGTTAGCAGTGTCTTTGGCATAGATGTACTGGTAGATTGCTTCATGGCTGACCTTTAAACCAGGATGGTCTATCCCGATTCTGCCGGCAATCTGTTCCGGGGACCAGTCTTCCTTGAGTTTGGCTAACACATAAGCTCGTACCAGGGGATTCCTTAACCTTTTCCTGTGGACAGCCTGGCTTCTCCTTTCCTTGGCTCTTTGGTTGGCTCGATGAGCCAGATAACAATGATACAAAGAGGAACTGTTGCGCTTCAGTTCCCGGGCAATCGTGCTTTTGTCTCGTTTCAGCTTTTTCCCTATGGCAGCGCAGCTTTCTCCTTTACGGCTGAATACGTCAATTAGATCTCGTTCTTTTTGGCTTAACTGATTGTATTTTTTCATGTCCTTGATGGTAGCATATTCCTTTCTGCTACCTCAAGCGTTGCACTTCATTATTGAACTGGTGGTCACAATCATAATTATATTTTCGACAAAGTTGTAAAAAATCCTTCTTTTTTGTAGGAAGATTCGGGGTCAGGCCTCACAAGTTCATTTACTGAATTAAAAATTTTTCGACCTTTTCTTTGTATAATGATAAAGGTAATAATCATCTCATATTTTAATTAAAGAAAAAGACCTTCCGGAGTAAGTCTCCATCCTCTAACTATCATTTTTTTGTCAAATTTTATAATTAAGTACCTCTTTTAGTGGTATAATTATATCAAATTAGTTACTTAATTGCAGAGAATCAACAACCTTCCCTGAAACATTTTATTTTAGAGTATTTCTTTAGCTCATAATATAATGATTGTAACCCAAAAAGTAAACAAAATGGTAATGTAGGGGCACGATGCATCGTGCCCACAGGAGAAATTAGGTAATAATATGGCGAGGGTACAATTCATTGTGCCCCTACAACATAATTATAACAACTCTTATTTCCTACGCAATACGCGATACAAGATA
This region of Candidatus Oleimmundimicrobium sp. genomic DNA includes:
- a CDS encoding ARMT1-like domain-containing protein, which encodes MRTHLSCASCIIDDLCGALNLVPLKDETKNEILKESFRFLSREFSAEKIPSYFITEVHRILKRISGIEIPFKERRDKCNQLGIEMAEKIALEAEGLEESERFSFLV
- a CDS encoding glycerol-3-phosphate responsive antiterminator, whose translation is MQDLRDYFREHPIIASIRNDSDFKYALNSKTAALFILYGDIFNLPLIMKKCKEYNKLVFLHMDLIKGIGRDREGIMYLAKKELCNGIVTTKNNLISIAKKEELIAIQRLFLLDSAALKSGEQLIKNNTPDAVEILPGIAAPYFIEHIYKELLCPVIAGGLISNKSEIEELLRKGVMAVSTSIKELW
- a CDS encoding IS30 family transposase, which encodes MKKYNQLSQKERDLIDVFSRKGESCAAIGKKLKRDKSTIARELKRNSSSLYHCYLAHRANQRAKERRSQAVHRKRLRNPLVRAYVLAKLKEDWSPEQIAGRIGIDHPGLKVSHEAIYQYIYAKDTANSKELIASLKRSHCKRRYKGLYRHQKKTKIPNRVSIEKRPAQVETRKQFGHWETDSLVSRKSKAALNSLVERKSRLLCLTGLRQKNARYTAKAVIRHLKDLPPKARLTLTLDNGTENTGHELITRKTDIKCYFAHPYHSWERGTNENTNGLIRYYLPKGTDFSTITKQQLKFIEKRLNNRPRKCLGFKTPNEVAASCVALHG